In Arthrobacter sp. MN05-02, the genomic stretch CGTACTCGATCACCGACACCCGCAAGGAGACGGTCGACTTCGCCGGCCCGTACTTCGTGGCGGGCCAGGACCTCCTCGTGCCCACGGACAGTGACATCGCCGGCCCCGAGGACCTCGAGGGCAAGAACCTGTGCTCGGTGACCGGTTCCACCTCCGCCCAGAAGATCAAGGACCAGTACCCCGGGGTGCAGCTGGTCGAGCAGCCCGGCTACGCGGAGTGCGTCACCGCCATGGGCGGCGGCCAGATCGACGCCGTCACCACGGACGACATAATCCTCGCCGGCCTCGCCGCGCAGGAGGCGAATGCCGGCAAGTTCAAGGTCGTCGGCAACACGTTCTCCGAGGAGAACTACGGTGTCGGGCTCCCCAAGGGCAGCGACATGTGCGAGGACATCAATGCGGCCATCACCAAGATGATCGACGACGGTGCCTGGGAAGAGGCGATCACCAGCAACACCGAGGGTGCCGACTACACCTTCAACGCAGAGCTGAACCCGCCGACCCCGGCGCCCTGCGCGTAGCACCGAATCCATTGCTGGGGTGGTCCGTACGGACCACCCCAGCAATGCCGTGTTCCCCACCAGGAAAGAGGTGAACCGTGGAGAACTACCTGTCGCTGTTCGAGACCTACGACGTGCCCGCCGCGTTCT encodes the following:
- a CDS encoding ABC transporter substrate-binding protein, which gives rise to MQKTRYAAAAVAAVAALTLSACGGGDSAESEGGESGSAETVRIGIKFDQPGLGYDEGGSYSGFDVDVAKYVANELGYAEGQIEFVEAPSANRENLLSNNQVDMIFATYSITDTRKETVDFAGPYFVAGQDLLVPTDSDIAGPEDLEGKNLCSVTGSTSAQKIKDQYPGVQLVEQPGYAECVTAMGGGQIDAVTTDDIILAGLAAQEANAGKFKVVGNTFSEENYGVGLPKGSDMCEDINAAITKMIDDGAWEEAITSNTEGADYTFNAELNPPTPAPCA